Proteins co-encoded in one Desulfitobacterium hafniense DCB-2 genomic window:
- a CDS encoding uracil-DNA glycosylase has product MQILKNDWHELLKDEFEQEYYQQLRKHLIQEYRTRTIYPDMYDIFNALHFTSYQDVKVVILGQDPYHGPNQAHGLSFSVKPGVPAPPSLQNIFKELQSDLGCRIPNHGYLKKWAEQGVLLLNTSLTVRAGQANSHAQIGWHQFTDKVIAALSQRQDPVVFILWGKNAQAKQSIIGSQHFIIKSVHPSPLSAHAGFFGSKPFSKANNFLVSQGKEPIDWQIEDI; this is encoded by the coding sequence ATGCAAATATTAAAAAATGATTGGCATGAATTATTAAAGGATGAGTTTGAACAGGAATATTATCAACAACTGAGAAAGCATTTAATACAAGAATACCGGACACGAACCATCTATCCTGATATGTATGATATTTTTAACGCACTACATTTTACTTCTTATCAAGATGTCAAAGTGGTCATTCTTGGGCAAGACCCCTACCATGGCCCGAACCAAGCCCATGGCCTGAGCTTTTCTGTCAAACCCGGTGTACCTGCTCCACCTTCTTTACAGAATATCTTTAAAGAATTGCAGAGTGACCTGGGCTGCCGAATCCCCAACCATGGCTACCTCAAGAAATGGGCAGAGCAGGGTGTTTTGCTCCTGAACACCTCTCTGACGGTTCGCGCCGGTCAAGCCAACTCCCATGCTCAGATCGGCTGGCATCAATTTACAGATAAAGTGATCGCGGCCCTGAGTCAGCGCCAGGACCCTGTGGTGTTTATCCTTTGGGGGAAAAATGCCCAGGCTAAACAAAGTATCATCGGCTCTCAGCATTTCATCATAAAATCTGTACATCCCAGCCCACTTTCCGCCCATGCCGGATTTTTTGGCAGCAAGCCTTTCTCCAAAGCCAATAATTTTTTAGTGTCCCAGGGTAAAGAACCTATTGATTGGCAGATTGAAGATATCTGA
- a CDS encoding ABC transporter substrate binding protein produces the protein MRMGIISTHNLMKKLLIILIALIILFIGQKPLLIQAQTNQRVLFISSYSESFATVPEQIAGIHQALDPHNILLDIEYMDTKRFDTQENIDNFFTALRYKLDNLQPYDAIIVGDDRALDFAMAYQKELFDELPIVFLGINDVNRAEEAACNPYMTGIVESVPIKENIELALKFNSNVQRVVGLVEGSITGRGEKDQFYGAVGFYPSLRFEDISISEHTTEEMADILQEIQDDTIILFLGSMYKDQAGLDLTIDEAAAFISANTQVPVYRATSGGVGQGFLGGVQVSYRETGKRAGGMVFQLLQGTPVQDLPMMNESPYYTIFDYQMVQHFDIPESLLPHDALLLNKKSSYFEQNMKLLLGVFAALFIMLIISTLMGMDSLKHRTMQRKLRESNEELSATYEELAATEEELRHQYRLIEENVRRIELLNQKYEHAINSTNSVVWELNLSNRSIYFSRNFENWLSRPFPWHEPVDQLMDKYLNEKIVQLLNEEIAAYLNGEKSEIKVEFPVKSSAKPSRWIKAQGKAIRGSSEEEIFLYGIMTDVTDQKLQEEYIDHLAHYDYLTNLPNRISFMEKLQEEIEKALPLYILLMDIDNFKEINDTLGHVWGDKVLKAVAQKLLDHACPNMFISRFGGDEFLILMTDRDSCDIEECIKQIRIMFSQPISIERNEFTLKFSMGITRYPEDSTDIDQLIMNADTALYQVKRSGKNHHLLYNKEMQQELRNKAVTEGIIRKAVQEDGFYLVYQPQVNVKTGEIESFEALVRLKHHPISPDVFIRIAEESDLIYQIGRVVTKEAIRQAAAWRDKGYPRKSISINFSSKQIRDRDYLQFLVDTLAEYEMDPQCLEIEITESILLEETHLTLELLEKIKELGIKIALDDFGTGFSSLNYLTYIPVDKVKLDKSLCDKFLSPDNIKVIESIISLAHSLNLVITAEGIEEQWQYEQLKLSGCNSIQGYLFSKPLVAEEAEKIYEKNFLDSF, from the coding sequence ATGCGGATGGGAATTATTAGCACTCATAACTTAATGAAAAAGCTCCTTATCATCCTGATTGCCTTGATAATTTTATTTATTGGGCAAAAGCCATTATTAATTCAAGCACAAACGAACCAGCGGGTCTTATTCATTAGTTCCTACTCGGAAAGCTTTGCAACCGTACCGGAGCAAATCGCCGGGATTCACCAGGCTTTGGATCCGCATAATATTCTGCTGGATATCGAATACATGGATACCAAACGGTTTGATACTCAGGAAAATATCGATAATTTCTTTACTGCTCTGCGCTACAAACTGGATAACCTTCAACCTTATGATGCTATCATTGTAGGGGATGATCGAGCTCTTGATTTTGCTATGGCCTATCAGAAGGAGCTTTTTGACGAGCTCCCTATTGTTTTTTTAGGTATTAATGATGTGAACCGGGCGGAAGAGGCAGCCTGCAATCCTTACATGACCGGTATTGTGGAAAGTGTCCCCATTAAGGAGAACATAGAGCTGGCTCTGAAATTCAATTCCAATGTCCAGCGGGTTGTCGGCCTGGTGGAAGGCAGCATCACCGGCAGGGGAGAGAAGGATCAATTTTATGGAGCGGTAGGGTTTTATCCCAGTCTGCGTTTTGAAGATATTAGTATTTCTGAACATACCACTGAGGAAATGGCCGATATCCTGCAGGAGATCCAGGATGATACTATTATCTTATTTTTAGGCAGTATGTATAAAGACCAGGCAGGGCTTGATCTTACCATTGATGAAGCGGCAGCCTTTATCAGTGCCAATACCCAGGTTCCGGTGTATCGGGCGACCAGCGGCGGGGTGGGTCAAGGGTTTTTGGGAGGGGTTCAGGTATCCTACCGGGAGACCGGGAAGAGAGCCGGAGGAATGGTTTTTCAGCTGCTGCAGGGAACTCCTGTCCAGGACCTGCCCATGATGAACGAGAGCCCTTATTATACGATCTTTGATTATCAAATGGTCCAGCATTTTGATATTCCGGAAAGTCTGCTCCCTCATGACGCCCTTTTGCTCAATAAAAAGAGCAGCTATTTTGAACAGAACATGAAGCTGCTTTTGGGTGTATTTGCAGCTTTGTTTATTATGTTAATCATCAGCACCTTGATGGGGATGGATAGTCTTAAACACCGTACCATGCAGCGGAAATTAAGGGAGAGCAATGAAGAACTCTCAGCCACTTATGAAGAATTGGCAGCTACTGAAGAAGAACTTCGCCATCAATACCGGCTTATTGAAGAGAACGTCCGGAGAATTGAACTTCTCAATCAAAAATATGAGCATGCTATTAACAGTACCAATAGCGTCGTCTGGGAGCTTAATCTGAGCAATCGGAGCATCTATTTCTCCCGGAACTTTGAAAACTGGCTTTCCCGTCCATTTCCGTGGCATGAGCCGGTTGATCAGCTTATGGACAAATACCTTAATGAAAAGATTGTCCAATTGCTTAATGAAGAAATTGCCGCTTATTTGAACGGGGAAAAGAGTGAGATCAAGGTTGAGTTTCCGGTGAAGTCCAGTGCCAAGCCATCCCGGTGGATCAAAGCACAGGGGAAAGCCATCCGGGGAAGCAGCGAAGAAGAGATCTTTCTTTACGGAATTATGACGGATGTGACGGACCAGAAGCTGCAAGAGGAGTATATTGATCACCTTGCTCATTATGATTATTTAACCAATCTGCCTAACCGCATCTCCTTTATGGAAAAACTTCAGGAAGAGATTGAAAAAGCACTGCCTTTATATATTCTCTTGATGGATATTGATAATTTCAAGGAAATTAATGATACCCTGGGCCATGTTTGGGGAGATAAGGTCCTGAAAGCAGTGGCTCAAAAGCTGTTGGATCATGCCTGCCCCAATATGTTCATCTCCCGGTTCGGCGGCGATGAATTTCTTATCCTGATGACGGATCGGGATAGCTGTGATATAGAGGAATGCATCAAACAGATTCGGATCATGTTCTCCCAGCCCATTTCCATTGAACGCAATGAGTTTACCCTTAAGTTCAGCATGGGGATCACCCGTTATCCCGAGGACAGTACAGATATCGACCAGTTGATTATGAATGCGGATACTGCTTTATATCAAGTCAAGCGCAGCGGCAAAAACCATCACCTTCTCTACAATAAAGAGATGCAGCAGGAACTCCGCAATAAGGCGGTTACGGAAGGAATTATTCGGAAAGCGGTACAGGAAGACGGATTCTATCTGGTTTATCAGCCCCAAGTCAACGTAAAAACAGGCGAAATAGAGAGCTTTGAGGCTTTGGTGCGCCTGAAGCATCACCCTATTTCTCCTGATGTGTTTATTCGTATTGCCGAGGAATCGGATCTAATCTATCAAATCGGCAGAGTTGTGACCAAAGAGGCCATTCGTCAGGCAGCAGCCTGGCGGGACAAAGGATATCCCCGTAAGTCTATTTCCATCAATTTTTCCAGCAAGCAGATCCGGGACAGGGATTATTTGCAATTCCTCGTGGATACCTTGGCGGAGTATGAGATGGATCCTCAGTGTTTAGAAATTGAAATTACGGAGAGTATTTTACTGGAAGAAACTCATCTTACCCTGGAGCTGCTGGAAAAGATCAAGGAATTAGGCATAAAAATAGCCTTGGACGACTTTGGCACAGGGTTCTCCTCACTTAACTACCTGACCTATATACCGGTGGATAAAGTGAAATTGGATAAGTCTCTCTGTGATAAGTTTTTAAGCCCTGACAATATCAAGGTCATCGAGAGCATCATTTCCCTGGCCCACAGCCTTAACCTGGTGATCACTGCTGAAGGGATTGAAGAGCAATGGCAGTATGAGCAATTAAAGTTAAGCGGCTGTAACAGCATCCAAGGGTATTTGTTCAGCAAACCATTAGTAGCGGAAGAAGCAGAAAAAATCTATGAGAAAAACTTTCTGGATTCGTTTTAA
- a CDS encoding IS4-like element ISDha2 family transposase, with product MQDKDTTHSTFMQAFQPLFSKDLWKDIHQQVPDLDRRTQKLKTNQLTLLISNAQLQEYRALRKISTSVLSDNLGQAIGLKSISHSQISRRLKTLPTKVSEMLFRRTLHKVAQKQGYGKIRQQLGKLYMIDASTISLCLSRYPWAVFRKSKAGVKIHLRLSFDGIALPDEVVITPAKIADRKKLDELIVEDKDALNIFDRGYVDYELFDDYCEKGIRFVTRLKNNAIMEFTGVERPVEEDGIIEEDVDIILGTGSRKMKHTLREVTIDDTINEPFTILTNDFELSAEELGEIYRYRWQIELFFKWLKQHAQIKHFYGTSETAVTNQILLALMTYCSLMLLKLEVEYPRDLLTLQRLLITCLFESYEEFLEKLRRRRRKAAKRINHEKIYQMTEHYIITEEDTGWLNDLIYDPVIL from the coding sequence ATGCAGGACAAGGATACTACGCATTCCACATTTATGCAAGCCTTTCAGCCGCTTTTTTCAAAAGATTTATGGAAAGATATCCATCAGCAGGTCCCAGACCTCGATCGCAGGACCCAAAAACTAAAGACAAATCAACTCACTCTCCTCATTAGTAACGCACAACTTCAAGAATACAGAGCTTTACGAAAGATCAGTACGAGCGTTCTAAGTGACAATCTTGGTCAAGCCATCGGTTTAAAGAGCATTAGTCACAGTCAGATTTCTCGAAGGTTAAAGACTTTGCCTACTAAGGTTTCGGAAATGCTCTTTAGGCGCACTTTACACAAAGTAGCTCAAAAGCAAGGGTATGGGAAGATTCGGCAGCAACTCGGTAAATTGTACATGATTGACGCATCGACTATCAGCCTATGCCTTTCCCGTTATCCCTGGGCCGTGTTCAGAAAGAGCAAAGCCGGTGTAAAAATACATCTACGCTTAAGCTTTGATGGAATAGCTCTACCCGATGAAGTGGTCATTACCCCAGCCAAAATAGCCGATCGCAAGAAGCTGGATGAACTTATTGTTGAAGATAAGGATGCCCTCAATATTTTTGATCGAGGTTATGTGGACTACGAGCTATTTGATGATTACTGCGAAAAAGGGATACGCTTTGTTACTCGTCTCAAAAACAACGCAATCATGGAGTTTACAGGCGTTGAGCGTCCCGTAGAAGAAGATGGGATTATCGAGGAAGACGTGGATATCATCCTAGGAACAGGTTCCCGAAAAATGAAGCATACCCTCCGGGAAGTGACCATAGATGATACCATCAACGAACCCTTTACGATCTTGACCAATGATTTTGAACTAAGTGCCGAAGAACTGGGTGAGATCTATCGTTATCGCTGGCAGATTGAATTGTTCTTTAAATGGCTCAAGCAGCACGCTCAAATTAAACACTTTTACGGTACAAGCGAAACCGCAGTAACCAACCAAATTCTATTAGCACTGATGACTTATTGTTCTTTAATGCTGCTTAAACTTGAAGTGGAATATCCAAGAGACTTGCTCACCTTGCAAAGACTACTGATTACCTGTCTCTTTGAGAGCTATGAGGAGTTTTTAGAAAAACTCCGACGACGAAGAAGGAAAGCTGCCAAAAGGATTAACCATGAAAAGATCTACCAAATGACAGAGCATTACATCATCACTGAGGAAGACACAGGATGGTTAAATGACTTGATATATGACCCTGTGATTCTGTGA
- a CDS encoding response regulator transcription factor, whose product MLTLLIADDNKQITSILEEYAKKEGYQPHIAWDGCAALELFQQLQPDLVLLDVMMPKVDGFEVCREIRKTSNVPIIMITARGEDFERIMGLDIGADDYIVKPFSPGEVMARIRAILRRISQNDEEKKQILSYANLMINLDDYLVTIDQCPVSLTKKEIEILWTLATNHNRVFSRDNLLNSVWGYDYFGDIRTVDSHIKRLRSKLDSFPHEQWEIKTIWGVGYKFGEKTNEE is encoded by the coding sequence ATGTTAACTCTATTGATTGCCGATGATAATAAACAAATTACATCGATCTTAGAAGAATATGCGAAAAAAGAAGGCTATCAGCCTCATATAGCCTGGGATGGCTGCGCAGCTCTGGAACTTTTTCAGCAGCTTCAACCCGATCTGGTCTTATTGGATGTAATGATGCCTAAAGTTGATGGTTTTGAAGTCTGCCGGGAAATTCGTAAAACTTCCAACGTCCCCATCATCATGATTACTGCTCGGGGGGAGGATTTTGAAAGGATCATGGGGCTGGATATCGGGGCGGATGATTATATCGTCAAGCCCTTTTCCCCCGGCGAAGTGATGGCGAGAATCCGCGCCATTCTGCGCAGAATCAGTCAAAACGACGAGGAGAAAAAACAAATCCTGTCTTATGCTAACCTGATGATCAATCTGGATGACTATCTTGTGACCATTGATCAATGCCCGGTCTCCTTAACCAAGAAAGAGATCGAAATCCTCTGGACTCTGGCAACGAATCACAACAGAGTGTTCTCCCGGGATAATCTGCTCAACAGCGTATGGGGCTATGATTACTTTGGCGATATCCGTACCGTGGATTCCCATATTAAACGTTTGCGTTCCAAACTGGATTCCTTCCCCCATGAACAATGGGAGATTAAGACCATTTGGGGTGTAGGCTATAAATTCGGGGAGAAAACCAATGAAGAATAA
- a CDS encoding DUF2680 domain-containing protein, whose translation MTMKKFKKAILIGAIVLGVGASSSTVLAASAYNNPVEALAGITGKTVESVLTEQYETGKSLGVMANEAGKLDEFQKELLEMRKDALAQRVESGNLTQQQADQMITAMEENQAYCYGDGYGRGRGMMGAGNGGMLGRGQGGCGGFGYNQAR comes from the coding sequence ATGACTATGAAAAAGTTCAAAAAAGCAATCTTGATTGGAGCCATTGTGCTCGGAGTAGGGGCATCTTCCTCAACGGTCCTGGCTGCCTCTGCCTATAACAACCCTGTGGAGGCTTTAGCCGGAATCACTGGAAAAACAGTGGAAAGTGTCCTGACTGAACAATATGAAACAGGCAAAAGCTTAGGCGTCATGGCCAATGAGGCCGGAAAACTGGATGAATTCCAAAAAGAGCTTCTGGAAATGAGAAAAGATGCTTTGGCGCAAAGAGTTGAATCCGGGAATTTGACGCAGCAGCAAGCCGATCAGATGATCACAGCCATGGAAGAGAATCAGGCTTATTGCTATGGGGATGGCTATGGCCGGGGACGGGGAATGATGGGAGCCGGCAATGGCGGTATGCTTGGCCGTGGTCAAGGCGGCTGCGGCGGCTTTGGCTACAATCAAGCCCGCTAG